One part of the Malus sylvestris chromosome 2, drMalSylv7.2, whole genome shotgun sequence genome encodes these proteins:
- the LOC126608848 gene encoding monosaccharide-sensing protein 2-like has translation MCLLKIGEIKYGLSYIAKPATGQSFISHHRSALNQSIPLVDPLVTLFGSVHEKMSERGSKGSMLYPNLGSILNAGEYHNKNAHWDIESQTDGEDHESEASGAYCDESLRSPLISCQTTSMGTPRSGGSALGVRCNTILMKGNVQASEAISSSMDTGGGWQLAYIYSDRAGEDGKKEGGVQRVYLHQDSALWCQPASVVSISGVRQERKLIHAGLVSQPDVSETFLFVNLLCCRVHRFLDICLLEGA, from the coding sequence ATGTGCTTACTGAAAATCGGGGAAATCAAATACGGCTTATCATACATCGCCAAACCTGCAACTGGACAGAGTTTTATATCTCACCACAGGAGCGCGTTGAACCAAAGCATACCTCTCGTTGATCCTCTGGTCACTCTCTTTGGCAGTGTCCACGAGAAGATGTCCGAAAGAGGAAGCAAAGGCAGCATGCTTTATCCAAATCTTGGAAGCATTTTGAATGCAGGGGAGTATCATAATAAAAACGCACATTGGGACATAGAGAGCCAGACAGATGGTGAGGATCACGAATCTGAAGCATCCGGGGCTTATTGTGATGAAAGCTTGAGAAGTCCACTAATCTCGTGCCAAACAACAAGCATGGGAACGCCTAGGTCTGGCGGCAGTGCTTTAGGTGTGAGATGCAATACAATCTTGATGAAAGGAAATGTACAAGCTAGCGAGGCTATCAGTAGTAGTATGGACACTGGTGGAGGTTGGCAGCTGGCATATATATATTCTGACCGAGCAGGCGAAGAcgggaagaaggaaggaggagttCAAAGAGTGTATTTGCATCAGGATAGTGCACTTTGGTGTCAGCCTGCGTCGGTTGTTTCAATTTCTGGTGTAAGACAAGAAAGGAAGCTCATTCATGCTGGTCTGGTTAGTCAGCCTGATGTTTCAGAAACTTTCTTGTTTGTCAACCTTCTATGTTGTCGGGTGCATCGATTCTTGGATATTTGTTTACTTGAAGGTGCCTGA